The Microbacterium sp. KUDC0406 genome includes a window with the following:
- a CDS encoding ComEC/Rec2 family competence protein has protein sequence MKDLRSALLAASVWAIALIAVLLPGAPVLLVAGAVLAAAVWLFGPGRRRRGSGLVVLSLLCGAAVALSVASALPARDRAAELGGRAVEVTAEVSSSASVGSDGRLWLDARTVRLGPPGHGDQLAVPVRIGIDPQEGVDLGAELTVTGQAKATDAGERAALVVFATAGKVSRPASGVFGVAAQTRAEFITRAIRLPEPGAGLLPGLAVGDTRAVSEELNAAMLASGLSHLTAVSGANCAIVVAAVFWIVALCGGGRRTRVLVSLAALGAFVVLVTPEPSVVRAAVMAALAMLSVLLGRPSAGMAMLSVAITGILLTDPWLATSPGFALSAAATAALLLLARPLSTGLARWMPEQVALALAVPLAAQLVCGPIVALFSEQQSIVGVVANLIAEPAAPIATVIGLLACLTAAVPPLADLLAATAWLPSSWIATTATVTSDLPGAVLPVVAGAPTAAVIAGISAAIAVVLARVGPPRVRTLAGLVLAVALALGGARVLLGGPLATLTAPEDWSIAACDVGQGDALLVRSEGRVALIDTGPDPDALSGCLRQLGIAHIDLLVLTHFDQDHVGGLEAVRGRTDAVLHGPPSDAKDERLLRDAASAGARLVPSSAGGHGDLGAAQWQVLWPPPDSAAFASGNDASVVVEFAGGGVPRSLFLGDLSAVPQRILAASGRARGAYAVVKVAHHGSRDQDPGLYAQLQPRIALISVGEGNDYGHPRDETLAFLSALNAHILRTDQDGRILLGMRDGGIAVWTEHDAEPAPSDAAPGQLSLGRPIADAAYGAGDGVRHAG, from the coding sequence GTGAAAGACCTGCGCAGCGCGCTTCTCGCGGCATCCGTCTGGGCGATCGCCCTGATCGCCGTGCTGCTGCCCGGCGCACCCGTCCTCCTCGTCGCAGGCGCCGTGCTGGCCGCTGCCGTCTGGCTGTTCGGCCCGGGGCGGCGCCGCCGCGGTTCCGGCCTCGTCGTGCTGAGCCTGCTCTGCGGCGCCGCCGTGGCGCTGTCCGTGGCGTCGGCGCTTCCCGCGCGCGACCGCGCCGCGGAGCTCGGCGGGCGGGCGGTGGAGGTCACCGCCGAGGTGTCCTCGTCGGCGTCCGTCGGATCGGACGGCCGGCTGTGGCTGGACGCGCGCACGGTCCGGCTCGGCCCGCCGGGGCACGGTGATCAGCTCGCGGTGCCGGTGCGGATCGGGATCGACCCGCAGGAGGGCGTGGATCTCGGCGCCGAGCTCACCGTCACCGGACAGGCCAAGGCGACGGATGCCGGTGAGCGCGCGGCGCTGGTCGTGTTCGCGACAGCCGGGAAGGTGAGCCGGCCGGCATCCGGTGTCTTCGGCGTGGCCGCACAGACCAGGGCGGAGTTCATCACCAGGGCGATCCGGCTGCCCGAACCCGGTGCGGGCCTGCTGCCAGGGCTGGCGGTCGGCGACACCCGCGCCGTGAGCGAGGAGCTGAACGCCGCCATGCTCGCGTCCGGGCTCTCGCACCTCACCGCCGTGAGCGGAGCGAACTGCGCGATCGTCGTGGCCGCGGTGTTCTGGATCGTCGCACTCTGCGGCGGCGGACGGCGCACCCGAGTGCTGGTGTCGCTCGCGGCTCTGGGCGCATTCGTGGTGCTGGTCACCCCGGAGCCGAGCGTCGTGCGCGCCGCGGTGATGGCGGCGCTCGCGATGCTCTCAGTGCTGCTGGGGCGGCCCAGTGCGGGCATGGCGATGCTCTCGGTCGCGATCACCGGCATCCTGCTCACCGATCCCTGGCTCGCGACATCGCCGGGGTTCGCCCTGTCCGCGGCGGCCACCGCAGCCCTGCTGCTGCTGGCCCGTCCGCTCAGCACGGGGCTGGCGCGCTGGATGCCCGAGCAGGTCGCACTCGCTCTCGCCGTGCCGCTGGCCGCACAGCTGGTCTGCGGCCCCATCGTGGCGCTGTTCTCGGAGCAGCAGTCGATCGTCGGCGTCGTCGCCAACCTCATCGCCGAGCCCGCGGCTCCGATCGCCACCGTGATCGGACTGCTCGCCTGCCTGACCGCAGCGGTGCCGCCGCTGGCGGATCTGCTCGCCGCGACGGCCTGGCTCCCGTCGAGCTGGATCGCGACGACGGCGACCGTGACCAGCGATCTGCCCGGAGCCGTGCTCCCCGTCGTCGCCGGTGCCCCGACAGCCGCGGTGATCGCAGGGATCAGTGCCGCGATCGCCGTCGTACTGGCTCGGGTCGGCCCGCCGCGCGTGCGGACGCTCGCCGGCCTCGTACTCGCCGTCGCGCTCGCACTGGGCGGCGCGCGGGTGCTGCTGGGCGGTCCGCTGGCCACACTGACCGCCCCGGAGGACTGGTCCATCGCCGCCTGCGACGTGGGACAGGGCGATGCCCTGCTCGTGCGCTCCGAGGGCCGGGTCGCCCTCATCGACACCGGACCGGACCCGGACGCGCTCTCCGGCTGTCTTCGGCAGCTCGGCATCGCGCACATCGACCTGCTCGTGCTCACGCACTTCGACCAGGACCATGTCGGAGGCCTGGAAGCCGTCCGCGGCCGCACCGACGCCGTCCTGCACGGTCCGCCCTCCGATGCGAAGGACGAGAGGCTGCTGCGCGACGCCGCATCCGCAGGCGCCCGTCTCGTCCCCTCGTCCGCAGGCGGGCACGGCGATCTCGGCGCCGCGCAGTGGCAGGTGCTGTGGCCTCCGCCGGATTCGGCCGCGTTCGCCTCCGGCAACGACGCGAGCGTCGTCGTCGAGTTCGCGGGCGGCGGCGTGCCGCGGTCGCTGTTCCTCGGCGACCTGTCCGCCGTTCCGCAGCGGATCCTGGCCGCGAGCGGTCGTGCACGGGGCGCCTACGCCGTCGTGAAGGTCGCTCATCACGGCAGCCGGGATCAGGATCCGGGTCTGTACGCACAGCTGCAGCCGCGGATCGCGCTGATCAGCGTCGGCGAGGGCAACGACTACGGCCACCCGCGTGACGAGACGCTCGCGTTCCTGAGCGCGCTGAACGCGCACATCCTGCGCACCGACCAGGACGGACGCATCCTGCTGGGCATGCGCGACGGCGGGATCGCGGTGTGGACGGAGCACGACGCGGAACCGGCACCGTCCGATGCCGCGCCCGGACAGCTCTCGCTCGGGCGACCGATCGCGGACGCGGCGTACGGCGCCGGCGACGGAGTGCGGCATGCTGGGTGA
- a CDS encoding ComEA family DNA-binding protein — translation MPSPDASDPVPARRRLRLSIGAAVALGLIVLSAAVGWGILRGQASPAAVVPIEDDAQTAAPTGLYVHVLGEVGSPGLYVLKTDARLVDALAAAGGTTDAADLSAVNLARPLSDGEQVIVPAQGAPDTGGGAPEASDGLVDLNSADQTALETLPRIGPALAQRIISWRDDNGRFRSVDDLLAVPGIGEKLLAGLRDLVRV, via the coding sequence GTGCCCTCCCCGGATGCCTCAGATCCCGTCCCGGCGCGCAGACGACTGCGGCTGAGCATCGGGGCGGCCGTCGCGCTGGGGCTGATCGTGCTCTCCGCGGCGGTCGGCTGGGGAATCCTGCGCGGCCAGGCGTCGCCCGCGGCCGTCGTGCCGATCGAGGACGATGCGCAGACGGCGGCACCCACCGGACTGTATGTGCACGTGCTCGGCGAGGTCGGAAGTCCGGGTCTGTACGTGCTGAAGACGGATGCCCGGCTCGTGGACGCCCTCGCGGCGGCCGGAGGCACGACCGACGCCGCCGACCTCAGCGCGGTCAATCTGGCGCGGCCGCTCAGCGACGGCGAGCAGGTGATCGTCCCCGCGCAGGGCGCGCCGGACACCGGTGGCGGTGCACCGGAGGCGTCGGACGGCCTGGTGGATCTGAACAGCGCGGACCAGACCGCTCTGGAGACGCTGCCGCGGATCGGGCCGGCGCTCGCGCAGCGCATCATCTCCTGGCGCGACGACAACGGCCGGTTCCGCTCGGTCGACGATCTGCTCGCCGTGCCGGGGATCGGCGAGAAACTCCTCGCGGGCCTGCGCGACCTGGTACGGGTGTGA
- the rpsT gene encoding 30S ribosomal protein S20: protein MANIKSQIKRNKTNLKAQERNKAVKSELKTWVRKTREAVAAGDKEAAEAALATASVKLDKAVSKGVVHKNQAKNRKSAIAQQVSAL, encoded by the coding sequence GTGGCAAACATCAAGTCGCAGATCAAGCGCAACAAGACCAATCTGAAGGCGCAGGAGCGCAACAAGGCCGTCAAGAGCGAGCTGAAGACCTGGGTCCGCAAGACCCGCGAGGCCGTCGCCGCCGGCGACAAGGAGGCCGCTGAGGCCGCCCTCGCCACCGCATCCGTCAAGCTCGACAAGGCCGTCAGCAAGGGCGTCGTGCACAAGAACCAGGCGAAGAACCGCAAGTCGGCCATCGCCCAGCAGGTCTCCGCTCTCTGA
- a CDS encoding GH1 family beta-glucosidase: MRPDTPPPAFPAGFRWSAATAAFQIEGARGADGQGRSIWDDFVETPGRVRDGSTAEPGPDSYHRSAEDVALLAGLGVDRYRFSISWTRVHPGGKGPANPAGLAYYDRLVDALLDAGITPFPTLYHWDLPSELEAENGWLNRDTVARFGDYARTVATTLGDRVKNWYTVNEAVSSALQGYAIGELAPGRQLLFDAPPAVHHQLLAHGTAARILHEHGAEQVGIVNDHTLVLPEGEQDAEAAYLYDLLHNRMFAEPVLLGTYPDLAPLGAELPILDGDLDTIATPCEFYGVNYYNPTTIRTAAPESPIPFEQVPTPGASHTGFGELWPIVPQALTAFLVDAKQRYGDALPPVIIGENGASFREPDRTGGELDDEARIAYLDGHVRAVAGAIAQGVPVEEYTVWSLLDNFEWADGFTQRFGLVHVDQETSARTPKASYGWYRDLIAQVGTEAPVRTGAQR; this comes from the coding sequence ATGCGACCCGACACCCCTCCGCCCGCGTTTCCGGCCGGCTTCCGCTGGTCGGCCGCGACCGCCGCGTTCCAGATCGAGGGTGCCCGTGGCGCGGACGGCCAGGGCCGCTCCATCTGGGACGACTTCGTCGAGACGCCGGGACGGGTGCGCGACGGGTCGACGGCGGAACCCGGGCCGGACAGTTACCACCGTTCGGCGGAGGATGTCGCGCTGCTCGCAGGACTCGGCGTCGACAGGTACCGCTTCTCGATCTCGTGGACGCGCGTGCATCCCGGCGGCAAGGGACCGGCGAACCCCGCCGGTCTGGCGTACTACGACCGTCTGGTCGACGCCCTGCTGGATGCCGGGATCACCCCGTTCCCCACGCTGTACCACTGGGATCTGCCCAGCGAGCTCGAGGCGGAGAACGGGTGGCTGAACCGCGACACGGTCGCCCGCTTCGGGGACTACGCGAGGACGGTGGCCACGACGCTCGGTGACCGCGTGAAGAACTGGTACACGGTCAACGAGGCGGTCTCCTCCGCGCTGCAGGGGTACGCGATCGGCGAGCTCGCGCCGGGGCGTCAGCTGCTGTTCGACGCGCCGCCAGCCGTGCACCACCAGCTGCTCGCGCATGGCACGGCCGCACGCATCCTGCACGAGCACGGGGCGGAGCAGGTCGGCATCGTGAACGATCACACCCTGGTGCTCCCGGAGGGGGAGCAGGACGCCGAGGCGGCGTACCTCTACGACCTGCTGCACAACCGGATGTTCGCGGAGCCGGTGCTGCTCGGGACGTACCCCGATCTCGCACCGCTCGGGGCGGAGCTGCCGATCCTGGACGGCGATCTCGACACGATCGCGACGCCGTGCGAGTTCTACGGCGTGAACTACTACAACCCCACGACCATCCGCACGGCGGCGCCGGAGTCCCCGATCCCGTTCGAGCAGGTGCCGACGCCGGGAGCATCGCATACGGGATTCGGCGAACTCTGGCCGATCGTCCCGCAGGCGCTGACGGCGTTCCTCGTCGACGCGAAGCAGCGCTACGGTGACGCGCTGCCGCCGGTGATCATCGGTGAGAACGGCGCATCGTTCCGTGAGCCGGATCGCACAGGCGGCGAGCTCGACGACGAGGCGCGGATCGCCTACCTCGACGGGCACGTCCGTGCCGTCGCCGGTGCGATCGCACAGGGCGTGCCGGTCGAGGAGTACACGGTCTGGAGCCTGCTCGACAACTTCGAGTGGGCGGACGGCTTCACCCAGAGGTTCGGCCTCGTGCACGTGGATCAGGAGACCTCGGCACGCACGCCGAAGGCCTCGTACGGCTGGTACCGGGACCTCATCGCGCAGGTCGGCACGGAAGCACCGGTCAGGACAGGAGCACAGCGGTGA
- a CDS encoding MFS transporter, with product MIYTVFVVIASIVAGMISDRTGRRRGLSVVAAIVQAASGVVILVSPTFLMTAVAAAIMGAGYGAYMAVSLAFSTDLLRDPEDHARDLGIVNVSANLGQLLGPLIGAGLVALVGGFWLLFATAAVLSLAGAFMTLMVRRVRSSPAPLPAPR from the coding sequence GTGATCTACACCGTGTTCGTCGTGATCGCCTCGATCGTCGCGGGCATGATCTCGGATCGCACCGGAAGGCGCCGCGGTCTGAGCGTCGTCGCCGCGATCGTGCAGGCCGCGTCGGGCGTCGTGATCCTGGTGAGTCCCACGTTCCTGATGACGGCAGTCGCGGCGGCGATCATGGGCGCGGGGTACGGTGCGTACATGGCGGTGAGCCTGGCGTTCAGCACCGACCTGCTGCGCGATCCCGAGGACCACGCGCGCGATCTCGGCATCGTCAACGTCTCGGCGAACCTCGGTCAGCTGCTCGGGCCGCTGATCGGCGCCGGACTCGTCGCCCTGGTCGGCGGATTCTGGCTGCTGTTCGCCACGGCCGCGGTGCTGTCGCTCGCCGGGGCGTTCATGACGCTGATGGTGCGCCGTGTCCGATCGTCGCCAGCGCCACTCCCAGCACCGCGTTGA
- a CDS encoding alpha/beta fold hydrolase: protein MDRLPGRGQWLSERVLEATIPIDTRADFGAGGFALDAQDVALRSLAGLDLAAAVARIRIPLWLVNGQFDQLRMHEGLFRRLAPQAELIIVPRTTHLVTAMRPRVFNAVLGVALATIGHGAPSAS, encoded by the coding sequence ATGGACAGGCTGCCCGGGCGCGGCCAGTGGCTCTCGGAACGCGTGCTGGAGGCGACGATCCCGATCGACACGCGCGCCGACTTCGGAGCCGGCGGCTTCGCGCTCGATGCCCAGGACGTCGCGCTGCGGAGCCTCGCGGGCCTCGACCTCGCGGCTGCGGTGGCGCGCATCCGCATCCCGCTGTGGCTGGTGAACGGCCAGTTCGATCAGCTGCGGATGCACGAGGGGCTGTTCCGGCGGCTCGCCCCGCAGGCCGAGCTGATCATCGTCCCGCGCACCACCCATCTCGTCACCGCGATGCGCCCGCGGGTGTTCAACGCGGTGCTGGGAGTGGCGCTGGCGACGATCGGACACGGCGCACCATCAGCGTCATGA
- the lepA gene encoding translation elongation factor 4 — translation MSPRALTPHQPASTPPAQIRNFCIIAHIDHGKSTLADRMLQITGVVAERDMRAQYLDRMDIERERGITIKSQAVRMPWAHDPSTGSGTQTYALNMIDTPGHVDFTYEVSRSLAACEGAILLVDAAQGIEAQTLANLYLALENDLTIIPVLNKIDLPAAEPEKYAKELADLIGGSPDDVLRVSGKTGAGVEDLLDRIVEQIPAPVGRADAPARAMIFDSVYDAYRGVVTYVRMVDGSLQPRERIQMMSTGANHELLEIGVSSPEPIPTKGLGVGEVGYLITGVKDVRQSKVGDTVTTARKPASDALPGYTDPKPMVFSGIYPIDGSDYAELREALDKLKLSDASLQYEPETSVALGFGFRCGFLGLLHLEIITERLSREFGLDLITTAPSVIYEVLTSDTGETVTVTNPSEYPDGRIGAVTEPMVKAAILLPKDYVGTVMELCQSRRGSLLGMEYFSEERVELRYNMPLGEIVFDFFDQLKSRTQGYASLDYEPNGSQEADLVKVDILLQGEKVDAFSSIVHRDKAYAYGTMMTERLRKLIPRQQFEVPIQAAIGARIIARENIRAIRKDVLAKCYGGDITRKRKLLEKQKEGKKRMKMVGRVEVPQEAFIAALSGDVEGKDKK, via the coding sequence ATGTCACCACGCGCCCTCACCCCGCACCAGCCGGCCTCCACGCCGCCTGCGCAGATCCGCAACTTCTGCATCATCGCCCACATCGACCACGGCAAGTCGACCCTCGCCGACCGGATGCTGCAGATCACCGGCGTGGTCGCCGAGCGGGACATGCGCGCCCAGTACCTCGACCGCATGGACATCGAGCGCGAGCGCGGCATCACGATCAAGAGCCAGGCCGTGCGCATGCCGTGGGCCCACGACCCTTCGACAGGCTCAGGGACCCAGACGTACGCGCTCAACATGATCGACACCCCCGGTCACGTGGACTTCACGTACGAGGTGTCGCGTTCGCTCGCGGCGTGCGAGGGTGCGATCCTGCTCGTCGACGCCGCGCAGGGCATCGAGGCGCAGACCCTCGCCAATCTCTATCTCGCGCTCGAGAACGATCTCACGATCATCCCGGTGTTGAACAAGATCGACCTGCCGGCCGCCGAGCCGGAGAAGTACGCCAAGGAGCTCGCCGACCTCATCGGCGGCAGCCCGGACGACGTCCTGCGCGTCTCCGGCAAGACCGGCGCCGGTGTAGAGGATCTGCTCGACCGCATCGTCGAGCAGATCCCCGCTCCTGTCGGCCGGGCCGACGCTCCCGCCCGCGCCATGATCTTCGACTCGGTCTACGACGCCTACCGCGGCGTCGTGACCTACGTGCGCATGGTCGACGGCTCGCTGCAGCCCCGCGAGCGCATCCAGATGATGTCGACCGGCGCGAACCACGAGCTCCTCGAGATCGGCGTCTCCAGCCCCGAGCCGATCCCCACCAAGGGCCTCGGCGTCGGCGAAGTGGGCTACCTGATCACCGGCGTGAAGGACGTGCGTCAGTCGAAGGTCGGCGACACCGTGACCACGGCGCGCAAGCCGGCGTCCGACGCCCTGCCCGGCTACACCGATCCGAAGCCGATGGTGTTCTCGGGCATCTACCCGATCGACGGCAGCGACTACGCCGAGCTCCGCGAGGCGCTCGACAAGCTGAAGCTCTCCGACGCGTCGCTGCAGTACGAGCCGGAGACCTCCGTCGCCCTCGGCTTCGGCTTCCGCTGCGGGTTCCTCGGCCTGCTCCACCTCGAGATCATCACCGAGCGGCTCTCCCGCGAGTTCGGCCTCGACCTGATCACCACGGCCCCCAGCGTGATCTACGAGGTGCTCACCAGCGACACCGGTGAGACCGTCACGGTCACCAACCCGAGCGAGTACCCGGACGGGCGTATCGGCGCCGTCACCGAGCCCATGGTGAAGGCCGCGATCCTGCTGCCGAAGGACTACGTCGGCACGGTGATGGAACTCTGCCAGTCCCGCCGCGGTTCGCTGTTGGGCATGGAGTACTTCTCCGAGGAGCGCGTCGAGCTGCGCTACAACATGCCGCTCGGCGAGATCGTGTTCGACTTCTTCGACCAGCTGAAGTCCCGCACCCAGGGCTATGCCTCACTGGACTACGAGCCGAACGGCTCGCAGGAGGCCGACCTGGTCAAGGTGGACATCCTGCTGCAGGGCGAGAAGGTCGACGCCTTCAGCTCGATCGTGCACCGTGACAAGGCCTACGCATACGGCACGATGATGACCGAGCGGCTGCGCAAGCTCATCCCCCGCCAGCAGTTCGAGGTGCCGATCCAGGCGGCGATCGGCGCGCGCATCATCGCCCGCGAGAACATCCGCGCGATCCGCAAGGACGTGCTGGCCAAGTGCTACGGCGGCGACATCACCCGCAAGCGCAAGCTGCTCGAGAAGCAGAAGGAGGGCAAGAAGCGCATGAAGATGGTCGGCCGCGTCGAGGTCCCCCAGGAGGCGTTCATCGCCGCGCTGTCGGGCGACGTCGAGGGCAAGGACAAGAAGTAG
- a CDS encoding ABC transporter permease, which produces MIKYLVRRSLGWLLMIAVAANVTYFLAWGFLDPRSNYVGRRPPLTPEQIDNVLIPRNLSDTIPLVQRWWNWFSGILFHWDWGVSPTGESVNAQVAYRMWVSAELVLGATIIAAVLGIWIGVYTASRQYKLADRIGQATSIVTMNINIIVAGLAVVLLAINFNEWLGVRVFYVTGSSSPGVTGFFPTLVDTLQHVTLPTIALVIVGYAQYHFLQRSLLLDNIKADYVRTARAKGLTKEQAIRKHALRTSMIPVATQVAFTIPAIFTGGILTETIFAWQGMGRYFLQTINSNDINGVVAVAAFGAVLTAIGALLADIAVVVLDPRVRVS; this is translated from the coding sequence TTGATCAAGTATCTCGTGCGCCGCTCTCTTGGCTGGCTGCTCATGATCGCGGTCGCGGCCAACGTCACGTACTTCCTCGCCTGGGGCTTCCTCGACCCTCGCAGCAATTACGTCGGACGCCGGCCCCCGCTCACACCCGAGCAGATCGACAACGTCCTCATTCCGCGCAACCTCAGCGACACCATCCCGCTCGTGCAGCGCTGGTGGAACTGGTTCAGCGGGATCCTGTTCCACTGGGACTGGGGCGTGAGCCCCACGGGGGAGTCGGTGAACGCCCAGGTGGCCTACCGGATGTGGGTCAGCGCAGAGCTCGTGCTCGGCGCGACGATCATCGCGGCGGTGCTCGGCATCTGGATCGGTGTGTACACGGCTTCCCGGCAGTACAAGCTCGCCGACCGCATCGGTCAGGCGACCTCGATCGTCACGATGAACATCAACATCATCGTGGCGGGCCTCGCGGTCGTGCTGCTGGCCATCAACTTCAACGAGTGGCTCGGCGTTCGCGTGTTCTACGTCACGGGCTCGTCCAGTCCCGGCGTCACCGGGTTCTTCCCCACTCTCGTGGACACGCTGCAGCACGTGACGCTGCCGACGATCGCGCTGGTCATCGTCGGCTACGCGCAGTACCACTTCCTGCAGCGCTCCCTGCTGCTCGACAACATCAAGGCAGACTACGTCCGCACGGCGCGGGCGAAGGGCCTCACCAAGGAGCAGGCGATCCGCAAGCACGCGCTGCGGACGTCGATGATCCCGGTCGCCACCCAGGTGGCGTTCACGATCCCGGCGATCTTCACCGGCGGAATCCTGACGGAGACGATCTTCGCCTGGCAGGGCATGGGTCGCTACTTCCTGCAGACCATCAACAGCAACGACATCAACGGCGTCGTCGCCGTGGCCGCGTTCGGTGCCGTTCTGACCGCGATCGGCGCTCTGCTCGCAGACATCGCCGTCGTCGTCCTCGACCCGCGAGTGAGGGTGAGCTGA
- a CDS encoding ABC transporter permease: MTTDMIDPAVQPPVGPDTTAERTAGKPLSKWTLYTRRFMRNKPAVGGIIVFIVLVLFAVLGPVFSPYAVSDMDFLNLSTPPSAEHWFGTNASGNDTYTQTAVGLQRSLMIALVVSIGTTVISALVGTAAAYFGGWTERISLLIIHFMMVVPTFLLLSIISNDSGGDWRVISLVMIFVSWFFPARIIWTLTLSVREREYVQAARYMGVRGMRTVVRHLIPNIGSLLVINFTLGIVAAVTTETGLSFIGFGVKIPDVSLGSLIGEGSGTITSAPWLFYFPALALTLLTVSMALVADGLRDALDPTSAAGGRA; encoded by the coding sequence ATGACCACCGACATGATCGACCCCGCCGTCCAGCCGCCGGTCGGCCCGGACACCACCGCGGAGCGCACCGCGGGCAAGCCGCTCTCGAAGTGGACCCTCTACACGCGCCGCTTCATGCGCAACAAGCCCGCCGTCGGCGGCATCATCGTGTTCATCGTGCTGGTGCTGTTCGCGGTCCTCGGGCCGGTGTTCTCGCCGTACGCGGTGAGTGACATGGACTTCCTGAACCTCAGCACCCCGCCGTCCGCGGAGCACTGGTTCGGCACGAACGCCTCGGGCAACGACACCTACACCCAGACCGCCGTCGGTCTGCAGCGCTCGTTGATGATCGCGCTCGTGGTATCGATCGGCACGACGGTGATCTCCGCGCTGGTCGGCACCGCCGCCGCCTACTTCGGCGGATGGACCGAGCGCATCTCGCTGCTGATCATCCACTTCATGATGGTCGTCCCCACCTTCCTGCTGCTGTCGATCATCTCGAACGACTCCGGCGGCGACTGGCGCGTGATCTCGCTCGTGATGATCTTCGTGAGCTGGTTCTTCCCCGCCCGCATCATCTGGACGCTCACGCTGTCGGTGCGCGAGCGCGAGTACGTGCAGGCAGCGCGCTACATGGGCGTGCGCGGCATGCGAACGGTCGTGCGGCACCTCATCCCGAACATCGGCTCGCTGCTGGTGATCAACTTCACCCTCGGCATCGTGGCGGCCGTCACCACCGAGACCGGCCTCTCGTTCATCGGCTTCGGCGTGAAGATCCCCGACGTCTCGCTGGGCTCCCTGATCGGTGAGGGCAGCGGCACGATCACGAGCGCACCGTGGCTGTTCTACTTCCCGGCTCTCGCTCTGACGCTGCTGACCGTGTCCATGGCGCTCGTCGCCGACGGCCTCCGTGACGCCCTCGATCCCACCTCGGCGGCAGGAGGCCGCGCATGA